AATTCCACACAGAGCCGATGACGTCGATCCAAAGAGCGAGAGATTCATCATTTTCTGTCGATGATTATATATTACTGTGCTCATGCGGGACTTTTTTCCGTCGATATAAACTCTCCGCGCTTAGAATGTACACATACCATACAATGGTCCGTCACACTGTTGCTATTAGCTTCGTTTTTGTTGTTCACGTGTCTGTTTGGATTGCAGGCTCCGTCTCTTCgttgctcttcttcctcctcctctttctcgtCCCGCTCTTTGTTGTCAACGCTCTGCCTGTAGAAGAGGATAAGAGGTTTCCTCGAGCAGCGCCGGACAGACAGAAAGCGCCCAAGGCAGGAAAAGTGCGAAGTCAATGAGCGAAGGATGACTAGAAAGAGACGGAGAGCCGAATTGCCCGTTGTGCCATCTGAGTCACTTCGGGTGCAGCGTCGCCACGGTGACGTGCCGagcggctactccaacatggcGTCCAACTGGTCGGCCAGGTCGTCGAACATGCTGCCGATGTCGTCGAGGATGCTCACGGTGGTCTTCTGCTCTGTCACGGAactgcgcgcgcgcacgcacgcacgcacacacagaagcaAAAATTGATCCCATCTACGCAGTCATTCATCATTGTCAattattaatacaaaataactCATTTAAAGATTTATTAATAGTGACTATCATTTTTATGTCAATTGGGGTTTTGTTACGGGACTACAGTGTGATTTAAccttgagccccccccccccccccccccccccccccaaaaaaaaacaaaaaaataaagctgaatTTGTTATCCAAGTTTGGAAACTAAGAAAGACAAGCTAATCAATTtaatacaatactgtagaaCCTTAGAAGTGGAAGAAATCTTTGTTCttattgaaatgtgtttttgtcatggCATTAGAtgaatattgattctgaactgctccacaTTAATGGACAAGAGCTGCAGTCGCATGCTGTTATATTGCGTTCTTGTACAGTACCGATGGTGTCGACAATTCCGACACGCAAGCGGCGTATTGAAAGGTGGATGAGGTCACTCCCCGCTCCATGTGCAGGTACTGTACTACTAAATGCAGCGAGCGCCCGCCACAGATGAGCGGTAATGCTCACCCTCAAGACAACATGAGATGTCACCCGGCAAGTCCACCCGTATTTGAAGCCCCTTTCAAACAGGAGCCATATTGTAGCGTCGGGATTGATCTTTCACGCAGAGCCCCGAGAAGGCCGCCCGCATGGGCCGTATCGGAAACGGCCCCTTTGTATGTAAACACGAATGAAGCCTAAACATTGATATGACCTCTGATGGCTTTGTAGTGGCATATTGTGTTGAAAAAAAGCCCTCGTAGACGTGTGCGCTACTCACTCCTCCTGCCGCAGTATTTTGTCCTCCACGGCCTGCAGGGCGGCAGCCAGCGACGCGCTCGTCTCATCCAACTTCTGACGCACCGAAGAATCCGCACCGAAGTCTGTCGTCGAGGAGATCGGCGTATTCGTCCCGACCGCCGTCATCCCGCTGTCCACAGATACGCCCCCGATGGAGGAGCGAGGAGGCTTGACTGGCGGGCTGGGAGTGGCGGGGGTCTGAGGAGTCTGCGGCGCGGTGGGCGTCTGCGGGGTGTGCGGACTTTGCGCCGACGGGCTCGGTAACTTCACGTTCGGCGGACTGGGGGTCTCGGAGCCGGGCGGCGAGGGCGGCGAGCCGGTCCGCCGGGCCGCCGCAGGGTGCGGCTTTGCCGGAGTCGGGGAAGGGGGGCCGGTCGCGGAGGGGATCGGCTTGGCTGGCTTCGGTGCCGTGGGCGGGGGGGCAGGTTTTGGCGAGACAGGAGGAGGAATCTTTTTTCCTTCCGCTACAGAGGATGAGAGCAGGAGGTTAGGATGGAAGTCTGTTCAGTTCCCAGTGGCTTTAATTAAGGGCCAAAGTTCACAGCGTGTTCTAGTTTCAATGAAATGAGGACACGGCCGAAGTAACACAAGCACGCGTACTTGTGCGCCTGTCCCGCAAATTCTGAATCGCGGCAACAGCAACAACCGTCGAACTGATTTATTATAACCGCTCACTAATGTCACGCCACATCCGATAGTGACGCTCGCGCGTGATATTTGGCGAGGCCTCCATGACGACTTGCGTGCTTGAGCTCAGGAGTAAGAATAGAATGAACGATGGAAGAGATGAAGTCACAACCTCCCCAAAACCTGCACACAAGTCGTGTACGCCGCATCGATTCGCGCCCCTCCAACtcatccttctgctgtggctctcTGGGACTTTGAAAATTTcacttcaatttgtttttctttgagctCGTTTGCTTTTCAATTGCAGTTCTAAATTTGAAGATTATGTTGCCCTTGtaacattcaaatatatttgcattttttggcgCTTCAAATAGGAATGTGCGGCACCTGCCGCGAAGGTTATTGAGCTATTAGCCCCCCCGGTAGATAAAAGCACAGAAGAGAAACGTTTCTGGGGAATGTTGACTAAAGTAAGCTTCAACCAAGCGGCACGCTGTGTTTTTTCCTGTGGGAAGGAGAGAGTTATTAATCAATATTAAAGCTCGCCAACCCCTGCCCTCTGTGGAAAAGAGCAAGAAAGCCTTGGCCTCCTTTCATATGAAATGTCCGGGTGCTGCTTCCAATGTGAAATGGACCCTCACATCCTCACCCAGcgccacacgcgcacacacgcacatacctGGACTGCCAGGCGTCCCCGGTCCCGGCAAAGGGACTCTCTTGTTTGAGGCCGTCTGCGGGCCTCCATGTCTCTTGATCTGTGCCACAGCTGGCTTCGGGGAGACTGGCGGCTTTGGTTTTTTCACTGGAGCTTCTTCACTTCCCACTAGAACTCCTTTGTCCAAACTGTCCCTTCGAGGAGCAGCAGTCACTTGGGATGGCGCTTGTGGCTGCTCCGTCGCGCCGGCGTCAGACACCGGGCGGCGTTTCGCCGTGGCTGTGCCGTTCTGGTAAGGTAGCGGCCGTGTGGTGTTTGGCCGTCCGTTACCCGTGGGTTCTCCGTTCGGACCTGCGAGGTCTGCGAAGCCCTCCGGCTCCTTGTCGCGACTCTTGGGCCTCCGTTTGACGGTGGACGACTCCTGGAGGGTGAAGCCCGATCCGTTCGGGTGAGTCTTGGAGCTGCGGGGCCGTCGCTTTAAGGTCGCAGTGGCTTCCACCCGGGAGACGTCTTCCTCGGTGTATCCGCCATCTCCCTGGGGTCCCTCGCCGTCACTCTGCAGACAGACACAAAATACACACTAACGGAAAATTCATACATTCGTGGCAAGAGGTCATTTTTGCACAGTCAAAACAGATACGTGTATAGAAATTCTGTTGATAACAACAAACATGAACAGTCTGCTGAGTTTAAACATCACAACAGAGATAAAGTCCGATTTCAAATCATCGATACAGTGAGCCCCCACCAATTCGCAGATCAGCATTTGGGAATTAGGCTTATCGCAGATTTTTGTGGGAACCTATTCTcatcatttgctgaaaagcttgactattcgctgtttttgtgcatAGGCGAAAGCAATACGATTACGTTGCCGCCAATCTGTTGGAATCTCGGTGTGGTTTTAGGTCAATCTAATGACTAATACcgtttgtgtaaagtgctagtGCACGTTTCGTTTGCCCAGGTGTGATGTCACATCAGTTTGCGCTAGCGTGTTATTTAGGCTATTATGCTAGCTAATACAATTGATGAGCCTCACGTGAATGTTGTTGTAGTTTAACTATTGAATACAGTCATTACGTAACATGGGTTCaagattgtgtacatgctactGTGTACGTTGATGTTTTACGATCGTCTCccttttaagtgctttgctgccatcttttggCAATTACATGCAATTACAAGCTCCTTCGTGGGGGAGGGCCGTCAATTATTGACAGATTTTTGGTATTCGCCACAGGGCTCGTTCCCTAGCCCACATGAATAGCGGGGGCTCACTGTAAACTGTAGATCGACCGATAGATCGACCGATAGATCGACAGATAGATCGAccgatagatagatcgatagatagatagatagatagatagatagatagatagatagatcgatagatagatagatagatagatagatagatagatcgatagatcgatagatcgatagatagatagcacAAACATATGTACAGATAGCTACCTGTCCTTCTCCTCGAGCTTGTCGGCGGATAGTCAGGCTTCCCTCCTCTGCAAACGGCAGGTTTTCAGAGGAACTGCCGCTTCCTCCGGGGCTTGGATTGGGGGAGGACGAAGTTACAGGGAGCAGGGAGGATTCAGGCTGGGAAACGACAGAAAGTGTTGGCTGCTGGCGCCTTGCAGCTGCCACCAGCTCAGTGACCGGCCCACTAATGGTCCGTCGCCGGTTCACGACTTCACCGTCCAGTCCGATGGTTTCGCGTGTTTTCCCTGCCTGAAAGATCAACAGGACCGTAATGTTGGTCACAGCACGATCACATGTTCACGGACTCTATATACACGTATGAGCCTCAATTTCATACCTGCAGGAAGTTCTTCTGCAGTGCCATCCCTTTGGCTCCACCCCCGATAGACGACATTTCCAGCATGGCAGCGATGCTCCTCACACTTCCCATGCTGTTTGTTTCGACAGCTCCTGTTTCAACAGACACTCCCAAGTCGCTGGCCCGTCGTTGTTGGCGGTAAGGCACATCCAGCATCCCATCAGTGGTCGTCAGCACTTGGAGCGGTGTGTTGCCTTCAGTCAGGTTAGAGTTAGAGGCGGATATTGCCGAGCTCGAGCGTTtggggggcggtgggggtgGCCCTTTTTTCTTTTGGCGCAGAGCGATGGACTGCGGCTGGTTGCGAGTAACGGTTTTGTCCTGGTAGCGCACAGAGTGGCTGCGGCTGACACGGTGGGTTACCGTGGCGTATTTGCCACCGTCTGCTCGAACGTTTGAGCCTTGCTCTGAGGTGATCTGATCTTCCCCACCccgtcctcttcctccccccGTCCTCTCATCACACTCGCCATCTGAAGCAGCATGCCGGTTGAGACTGTTGGCTCGCTTCTTTTGCAGTTTTGAGGGGTCTGCTGCATCGCCGTCTGCAAGCTCACCCTGTGGCGGGAGGCGGAGGAGTAGGACCTGTGCTTGCGCGCGATCCCCGATCTCATGCGGGTGGTTCTGGTGTATTTGATTCTGCTGCGGGGACTGGACTGGAGCTCCACAATATTTTGGAGACTGAGGGGTGTGCGAGTGTGGTGACACAGGTCTTTCACCTTGGATGAACTGGGGGGACACTCTGTGTTTGGACTGGGGAGAAGATGTACTCTGGACGGAGGAGGTGGAAGAAGATGATGAGGTCCTGGTCTTGGTTGGAGTGTGAGGTGGTGTGTAGGGAGGTGCGGGCTGGGAGTGGGAGTGACGGTGTTTGCCTTGAGAAGACACGCTGCTCCTGTGGGAGGAGGTGCCTCCCTGGCTGCTCTGCTGCCTCATTGTCCTTGCCTCCTTCTTAGGTGGTCCTCCTCCTCCAGAGTTCACATCATCGGGATCCTTGTTGAGACTACGCGTTGGCTGAGATTGGACCTCCTGAGCTGAATGGGTCATGGCATTTTGCAGCTCGCTACTCAACTCGCTGTCCTGGAAGGTGCTCATTTTTGGAGACATCACATCTAGACAGAGAAAAAGATGTTTCTTTAACCATTGACACATCTCATTTCTCAGCTCTTGATACAAAATGCTCACAGTAAGTTGAAAAGTTCGACCAGATGCCTTCAACATATTACCCGCTAACTCACCATCCGGGGGAGGGCTTTCCATCGACATCACTTCCTGCTGCTGAGTGATGGGTGCAGGCTTCTTTCTGAGGGAGCCCCGCCCATCCGAGTTGCGCTGCATTTCAGCCAGTCGCTTCACTGCCAACATCAGCTTCTTCTGATGGCCTAAAACATTGACAGGTTggaatgaaatgtttttgtgtacaTGACCTTGAACgaggcggcacggcgggcgaccggttagcacatctgcctcacagttctgaggaccggggttcaaatcccggcgccgcctgtgtggagtttgcatgttctccccgtgcctgcgtggcttttctccgggtactccgggttctccggtttcctcccacatcccaaaaacacgcatgctaggttaattcaAAACTCtacaattgcccgtaggtgtgaatgcgagtgcgaatggttgtttgtttgtatgtgccctgtgattggctggcaaccagttcagggtgtaccccgcctctcgcccgaagatagtgaggagaagcggtacagaaaatggatggatggaccttgtcagtgttgggaaggttactttggaaatgtaattgGTAAAAATGTTCAAGTTACCCTCTTGGACATGTAATACTAGTGTAACTGTTTCgattacattttgaatgtttttaaaatttttcgAATGAAAGCATCAACAGTACCCTTGgggttttccacaaaaaaagtggataaGCATAGATAATAAGTTTGGTATTAGCCACATATTTGTTctatacacaaataataaacagataacaaaacatttgtttgttgcattgtacgtgtacagcatgtggagaACCACCATACCAtagcatgttgacctaatgacaaacgTGCACAATCTAGACTTCATATAAAGAACTACTCAAATCTGTTTGATGTTATCTCGCTAACTCAAATTTGAGTAATGAGCTCCCCACAGCCCTGCAAGTTCAaaattgtatatactgtacgtttATGTATACGTCCAAATTGTGACATTTGACCACGTCAACAAACTGTGATCATGTCCTACCATTCGCATATCAATGTTCATTGAAATGTTGCGGGCACAGTTATGTTGATAAATAACGAGAAAGAACAGTCCTTGAATCTCAAACAGCGTGGTAATCACTACATGCAGGCCCTCACTGTGACTGCACTTCTAAGAGTGGATATCTTACCCAGTTTGGTAATACCAATTTCCTGTAGGTCCTCCCAAGTGACGTCCGTGATGAAGTCGATGTTTTCGTAACCATTCTGCACTAATACTTGGTGGTACTGACTTAGACCAATAGCACACAACCACTCTCCAAGACTGGCCTACGGGAACATGAGAAATAAATCAGCTGACACTGTTTGGAAAGGCCGTCACTGATGTATGGCATAGCCGTCACTATGCCATACACCAGCATTCAATTCTTTCAATTTagatattgtgtgtgtttgtgtgtgtgtgtgtgtgtgtgtgtgtgtgtacgcacaGGTTTGTGCCCAGGCAGCCACTCAGTGACACTCAGTTTATTAATCTCGGTTGTCATCTTCTTTCTGTGACCTGGTTTAGTTATTCCGATGGCTGTCAGATcctacaaagacaaaacacGTTCAAGTCTCATACTGCAGTGACATACGCGGTCTTTCGTTTACACATACTGTCGCTGcgaaagcgagagagagcgagagacagaGGGAAAAGAAAGTGTGAGAAAGcgcagagggaaaaaaaaaatccaaaaatgcAAGAAAGACGAGCAAATATCTGCAAAGTTCAAAACTATTGATCGAATTCTTTTTCtcacatttggggaaaaaaaaaaaaaaaagatatattgcATATGCCTTGGCAGtataatcaatcaataaaacagTAACCACTTCTACTCATTTGGGATTTTCGCTGGCTGACTATGTTGGGCACAAGAAAGAATTACAACAAACAGCTACATTAAactgcacgcgcacgcacgcacgcacgcacgcatttAGTTGCATCACTCGCagattaccatttttttttgttgaattctCCAGCAAGGTGAGAAAGATACCTGTACATTACCTTTAAGTAAGACTATACATATAACATGGAGCTGAGTGATGTTATTTACGTCATCGGCGTAGGAACCGATGAGTCAATTTAATGAGCTGACACTTGTTTTGTATCAACTACTTGGCTGCAAACAGCAGAGATGGGGGGACTCGAGTCGCTTGACTTGACCCAAGCCGACTCGAGTTGCCAGTCTTATGACTTGCGGCTTGCTTGTCAAATACttaagacttgacttgactttagacttggtagccaagagacttgacttcGCTTTGACCCGAACTACACGGACTCGACGATGGCTGACGTTGAACTTCATGCGTCACTCGGAAACTCACAAAGACGAACGTAGAGAATGAACCCAAACGCCCAAACCCTAAAGAGGTGTGGAGACGTTTGTGGGCACGATGAAAGAAGACGCTAGAAGATGCGTTATAGGTCTGCTGTACGGGATCACTTCGCGTTACGATCACGGCAACGAAGTCGTTGACAAAAGTGCATTCCACCGTTACTAAGTACAGGACACATTGTGAGGAGATATGTGTGAATATCATTTTCATACTCAACGTCTATGGAAGCGTCACCGTCGGCTCGgtgataaagctgtctgcacAATGTTTTGAAAAGTTAGAGCCGGGGCGTATGAAACCTACCCTTTAATCTAATGAATGAATTTTCAGTGCTTCGAAATGAGATTGTTTCATCCGAGTTATGAGAGCACGTAAGCAATCACGTTAgctctgttgtttatttttacttctcttGAAAAGAGTTCCATTTTTTCaaatgagttgtacaggttatgtgTCACATTAAAGGTGAAGAAAGGTGACAATATTGACTATATATAGCTTTTGTTGAATGGCGTTCTCGTGAAGAACATAaggagttacaaggctgtcaccaCAAAGTACATGgcatagtttgttcagaaagGTTCAGTCAACttgaaaacaattcagtgcaatgaATTCAATGAATCATAActtcagttgttgttcatttaactttcataaggtgtgaatacttttgtgtgtgttcaaacgccattttattaccactccaatatagCGTATGTTGCCACCGGCGCAAGATTGTCTGACTTGACTTTCGACTCGCTTAAACCAACTAATGATCGACTCGACTTGACTTTCTTGACTGATTTTCTTTGCCCAGGgcgacttgagacttgcacatatgCAACTCACGCCCGCCTCTGGCAAACAGCAACATAACATCAACTGAGGCCAACACCCATACAGACCTCGGACAGAGCACAACTCCTCTAGGCAACGTTAACCTGATCAATACaacactggcatggaaacaAGAGTCAAAAACATTCAGCGAGACATTCTCCCAATTGTTAAGTGCAACCCTGCATACCGATGGAgcgttttctctgggtacactgacttcctcccacattccaacaacattcatggtaggttaattgaagaccacTCATTGTCCGTGTGAATgatttgtctgtatgtgccctgccatcgGCTTGCCggtctagggtgtaccctgcctcttgcccaaagtcacccgggataggctccagcacccctggcAAACGTAACAAGGACAcgtgatatagaaaatggatgggtggattaaGCCGAAGATGTGTAaatgttagcacatctgcctcgcagttctgaggagcggggttcaatccccggccccgcctgcgtggagtttgcatgttctccccgtgcccgcgtggcttttctccgggggctccgctttcctcccacatcccccaaaaaacatgcacggtaggttaatttcagactctaaattgcccgtaggtgtgaatgcgagtgccaatggttgtttgtttctatgtgccctgcgatcggcggGCGACCGgtcccgaagataactgggagaggctccagcacgcccgcgacccgcagaaaatgggtggatgctTCGAGTTAAAACAAAATTCATTAAATAAAGATTTTCAGAATGTATTTGAAAAcgtattgttatttattattatagcaGGTATGGTACAATTTTAGTGGTCCTGCCCCTTGCCATCAAATTCGACTTTATGTGGCCCCTGAATTTcagtgagtttgacacccttggttTTGACTATTAATTCAGACAACTGTaattactttgtgtgtgtgtgtgtgtgtgtgtgtctccatacagaaggaatcatgaagtcctctaaaacattctggcagactgcagagtttaccaacacctgcacggGACATTGCACCGCAAATCACGACTGattgtggatatttcacactggagctcaagcagcttgggttctgttcttcacccgtcttcctccaaacccttggatcTTGAGTcgcgaatgaaaggcacacttgcatgggaaaagaggacctcggaccactgGCCGACAGTCcactccttctcctcctcgaCCCGTGGAACCCGACGGTCGTGGCCCATCTCCCGCCTGCGTCTGAATGTGGGGCTTTTTGAAGCTgcgactcccgcctcattccaccctttctggatctctgctagattcttgaatcttctctgtttgataatccactgaagcccacggtcatctcttttgccggtgcatcttctcctgccacattttgtccttccattgatatgcgTGGACACAGCagtctgtgaacagccagcctccttagctatgaaccttcgtggcttacccatcctatggagggtatcaaagatggtcttctggccacttgtcaagtctgcagtcttccccatattgaacccaactgaagcCATTGAATGACGCCTGGGGAAAACTGTGCAGGTGCTTGGAGTTCAGGAGATGATTATTGTGCGACACTCAGTTGAAAACATTTacggcctgcaaaatttgggccgATTTCGTCACAgtgttctaattttttgaatttccGAGTTCGTGGGTTTGATGAGCTGCAAgcccaaatgatgtaaaaaggaacaaataaataccgggccctgaatctataatctaggAAAGGTTCACTTTTCGAggggaattatggaaataaataaacgtttccatccatccgtccagtTTCTGTGCCACtaatcctcacgagggtcgcgggcgcgccgagcctatcccagctatcttcgggccgggggcggggtacaccctgaaccggtcgccagccgatcgcagggcacatagaaacaaacagccaaagggtctgtatatacaCTATCGATATCTCTTTTTAAACCGTGGCCAAATGCCAAATGCTTCGATCTGTTTCCCTGTGGTGCCCCACAATACCTGAGAGACATTCGACAAAGGGGCTCCAGCATTCATGGTTATTTTTGTGAAGTGGAGGTTAAACTGTTGACTCGACCGGTCTTACCGATCACTCTTTTCCTTCAAAGGCTTCCAATTACATCCCGGATACAAGACACCGCACATTTCCGACTAGAACTTAACATGGGCTTTCTCGGGTTTAGCATGCAGGAATCGGCGGGAGGCAATGTTTGTGCATCACGGGAAGAAACAAACTGTGCCCGGTGAAAAGGTGACACGAAAAGACAACCAAGTGTCAGAGAGAGATGCAGGTTAACACCGGGGTCGACACGACAAGGGTTACACCAGAGCAGGCTTGGCGAGAGGCACATTTGAGTCatttaaatgtgtgtattttttttgcatgcatcaTCGAAACCACGAGGGCAGCATAAATCAAATCTGTGCAGACTTGTCCACTTTGCAGTCCTCGGAGGAGCCCGGGACTGGCATTGGGGATCAGTTGCCTTACCTCGGGGGTCATTCGGCTAATTGCGGGCAAGTCATACCCGGCACCCAGGAAGTTGGGAGCGTAGACCTGCAGCTGAAAGTCACTCAGCCATTGGACAACTGCTTCTGAGCTCTACAGGAGAGAAAATAGGAGGGCACTGTCACTGGTTCCATGTCAGCCACTTTCTCTCTGCAGGGCCACGTCGGGGCGCTCGGCCCACAAGCTGCTCTGGCCTTATGTTGTTGCTGATCTACTAAATATAGGGAGGATTATTAGGAGCTTAGTAAACCATCACACTGAATGTTGACCGTGTGAATGAACAAGGCATTGAAACTAAATACTTTTCATATCCAATAAACATGATGAAACATTTTGACAGTGATTGCAGCCTGGGGGCAACAGCTTTCTTAAGACCTGCGTAATCCCAAATTGAATTTTCACTTCTGACAACATTTGATGTTGCACCAGGAGTTAACTGACAGAAGGACAGACAGCCTTGTCGTTCGCCTGAGTGTGTGGCTTCAGAACACAAACTACGTGTTGCCATGTACCGCCTCATTCTTCTCGAGAGTACACGCTGCTGATTGCAGAAATAGCCACGCGTtcccacaaacacaaacacggctttccgtgattttttttttgttaccactTCAAGCGCTCCACTAACTGCTACTGCTACATTTCCCTGAGTGCTATAGTGTACCGTAATATGATGAAAATAACGATAACGTTCGCAAGTGTCCCCGATGCTCTGTGACAGGTCATCCGACGCTGCATCGGCACCAGATGTGGACTACTTGAAAAGATCAACCGTATTACTCCAAGTGATTCGGAGAATAACACCAATCGGGTATTCTGGCGTTATCGTAGTGTATACCGTATGATCGAATATAACGACTTCTTGAAACCTTTTGTCGATTTACAAGTGTTTTCTGACAACCGATAGTGTAGTGTAGTTCATTTCAGTTCAGATCAGTtccattttatttgattcaaaGCATTTGGCTCATCAAAGTTTCTTTTGTTCTATTCGTTTGAATGAAATTGAGGAATTTCGGTTTGATAGTttgctttattttcatttttgcttcGTTTAGCTCCATTcgggcgaccggttagagcgtcagcctcacagttccgaggacccgggttcaatccccggccccgcctgtgtggagtttgcacgttctccccgtgcccgcgtggcttttctccgggcgctccgctttcctcccacatcccaaaaacatgcagggtaggttcattgacgactctaaattgcccgtaggcgtgaatgtgagtgcgactggttgtttgtttgtacgtgccatgcgatcggctggcatccggttcagggcgtaccccgcctcctgcccgatgactgctgggataggctccggcacgccccgcgacccgcgtgaggagaagcggctccgaaaacggatgcatggatggatggatagctccATTTAATTTGGATTGGATTTTGATTTAATAGTTTAGTTCCATTTCTTTtatcatttttggaaaatttgGTTTAGTGTAGTGAAGTTGTTTCATTCCTTCATCAATTCAAGACATTCTCTACATTTGAACGGCGCAAAATGATCGACTAGAGACAAACAACACTGTCAAACCTAAATATGGGATAGAGGGAGAAAGCAAGCCAGCAGACAAGGCGAAGTTTTCAGCAATTCTtacacatttgatgtttctATCCCAAAGTTCATTTCCTTGTTAAATGGTCTTTTACACCTAGGCTCGTCAAATAATTCAACACGGAATGCTGAGCGTTGCTAGATTCCTCGGGAATGTAGCTAACAGATGGTCCTAAGAACatggcacacgcacacactctccTCCACGCATTATTCAGCCATTTACAACTGCCGCATATCACCGCTACAAGAGCTAATTGGCACACCacctccaaataattacaaaacaaCCAGTGACCTTCAATGTGAGCCCACGCCCGCACTTCAGCAAATGACAGTTTACTGCACATGTTCTAAACTCCCGTTTCACACCTCGTGCGGTGAGCTCATGTGCCCACGCTGCGCGCcaggacacacagacacacacagcaacTCAACTCAGACTTGTGCCCCTTTCAGCGAACAATCAAAAAGACATCTCGGGAAAATATGCAGGACGTCGCGACGTCAAAACAGAAGCATTGACTAAAAGGAgtggaggaaaaat
This Phycodurus eques isolate BA_2022a chromosome 16, UOR_Pequ_1.1, whole genome shotgun sequence DNA region includes the following protein-coding sequences:
- the caskin1 gene encoding caskin-1 isoform X6 produces the protein MGKDQELLQAVKTEDLLAVQKLLQRPRPGKAKLLGSAKKVNVNFQDTDGFSPLHHAALNGNMELITLLLESQAAVDIRDQKGMRPLHYAAWQGKAEPMKTLLKSGSSVNIQSDEGQIPLHLSAQHGHYDVSEMLLQHQSNPCIVDNAGKTPLDLACEFGRVGVVQLLLSSNMCAALLEPKKGDTTDPNGTSPLHLAAKNGHIDIIRLLIQSGIDINRQTKAGTALHEAALCGKTEAVRLLLESGINATVRNTYSQTALDIVYQFTATQASKEIKQLLRDASAALQVRALKDYCNNYDLTSLNIKAGDVITVLEQHPDGRWKGCIHDNRTGNDRVGYFPSTMVEVISKRTGLASTVICTQQFQKIPLVAPAMVAPANVVVNGNDTTFHQIHILPPPPPPPPHSHQPLLPLFTSFGYNRSPVTTPQGDTPTAPGCRGSEASPHSSPTTSCGPHGGSNEEIWVLRKPAAGGDRSSLGSSGSATSVRSSGSGQSAGSAAHILHAQAEGVKLLATVLSQSAKAKEHLLEQSKSVDQPAVGSASSSRTSSLSGCPLHEAPPYDAAANRKGEATGEGKDLTAIGITKPGHRKKMTTEINKLSVTEWLPGHKPASLGEWLCAIGLSQYHQVLVQNGYENIDFITDVTWEDLQEIGITKLGHQKKLMLAVKRLAEMQRNSDGRGSLRKKPAPITQQQEVMSMESPPPDDVMSPKMSTFQDSELSSELQNAMTHSAQEVQSQPTRSLNKDPDDVNSGGGGPPKKEARTMRQQSSQGGTSSHRSSVSSQGKHRHSHSQPAPPYTPPHTPTKTRTSSSSSTSSVQSTSSPQSKHRVSPQFIQGERPVSPHSHTPQSPKYCGAPVQSPQQNQIHQNHPHEIGDRAQAQVLLLRLPPQGELADGDAADPSKLQKKRANSLNRHAASDGECDERTGGGRGRGGEDQITSEQGSNVRADGGKYATVTHRVSRSHSVRYQDKTVTRNQPQSIALRQKKKGPPPPPPKRSSSAISASNSNLTEGNTPLQVLTTTDGMLDVPYRQQRRASDLGVSVETGAVETNSMGSVRSIAAMLEMSSIGGGAKGMALQKNFLQAGKTRETIGLDGEVVNRRRTISGPVTELVAAARRQQPTLSVVSQPESSLLPVTSSSPNPSPGGSGSSSENLPFAEEGSLTIRRQARGEGQCVFCVCLQSDGEGPQGDGGYTEEDVSRVEATATLKRRPRSSKTHPNGSGFTLQESSTVKRRPKSRDKEPEGFADLAGPNGEPTGNGRPNTTRPLPYQNGTATAKRRPVSDAGATEQPQAPSQVTAAPRRDSLDKGVLVGSEEAPVKKPKPPVSPKPAVAQIKRHGGPQTASNKRVPLPGPGTPGSPAEGKKIPPPVSPKPAPPPTAPKPAKPIPSATGPPSPTPAKPHPAAARRTGSPPSPPGSETPSPPNVKLPSPSAQSPHTPQTPTAPQTPQTPATPSPPVKPPRSSIGGVSVDSGMTAVGTNTPISSTTDFGADSSVRQKLDETSASLAAALQAVEDKILRQEDSVTEQKTTVSILDDIGSMFDDLADQLDAMLE